A window from Exiguobacterium marinum DSM 16307 encodes these proteins:
- a CDS encoding MurR/RpiR family transcriptional regulator gives MWEQMKHVYSEMTDSEKKIADYLMANMNEAIEMNITDLANAITTSPGTITRFCKKIGVGSYSSLKLMMQKTLTETNLPQTTSLEPMQRSYIELIQTTAHLIDQDELLAICKEITSSRSIHLYGLGNAGLVAQEMEYRLRRMGLLATTAFDSHSMVMDASIVTAEDLVIAFSNSGESREVVQAVQLAKESGCTTVAFVGYQHSPLAELADYRLLTAGASGEAFLINTQLPLLFTADAVTKTLMETNEALKAHYMRTLKALDRLKERSE, from the coding sequence GTGTGGGAGCAAATGAAGCACGTGTATTCAGAAATGACAGACAGTGAGAAAAAGATTGCGGATTATCTGATGGCAAACATGAATGAGGCAATCGAAATGAACATTACCGATTTAGCAAATGCGATTACGACTTCTCCAGGAACCATCACGCGGTTTTGCAAAAAAATCGGAGTGGGAAGTTATAGTTCACTGAAGCTCATGATGCAAAAGACGTTGACGGAAACGAATTTGCCCCAAACAACTTCGCTCGAACCGATGCAGCGATCATATATTGAATTGATTCAGACAACCGCTCATTTGATTGATCAAGACGAGTTGCTCGCTATTTGTAAGGAAATTACTTCGAGCCGTTCCATCCATTTGTATGGATTGGGCAACGCTGGACTGGTTGCTCAAGAGATGGAATACAGGTTGAGACGGATGGGACTGTTGGCAACTACGGCTTTTGATAGTCATAGCATGGTCATGGACGCGTCGATTGTCACTGCAGAAGATTTGGTCATTGCTTTCTCAAACAGTGGAGAAAGTCGAGAAGTCGTCCAAGCCGTTCAACTCGCAAAAGAATCGGGCTGTACGACAGTCGCGTTCGTCGGATATCAGCATTCGCCACTTGCCGAGCTTGCCGACTATCGTTTGTTGACCGCCGGTGCGTCAGGAGAGGCATTCTTGATTAATACCCAACTCCCGCTTCTCTTTACGGCAGATGCGGTGACGAAAACATTGATGGAGACGAATGAAGCATTAAAAGCGCACTATATGCGAACGCTTAAAGCGCTTGATCGTTTAAAAGAAAGAAGTGAATAA
- a CDS encoding N-acetylmannosamine-6-phosphate 2-epimerase, whose product MTTLPTGLIVSCQALEDEPLHSEFIMGRMAIAAVQGGAKGIRANSAKDIQEIKKQVAVPIIGIVKRDYEDSDVFITATMKEVEELIEVGVDVIALDATQRLRPNGVTLQELVHAIRSIYPKQAIMADCATLNDCIEADRLGFDYISTTLHGYTKETNGSLLYHDDFKFLKDVLHHVSRPVIAEGNILTPEMAKRCMNLGTYAVVVGGAITRPHQITARFDEALASSLKSS is encoded by the coding sequence ATGACAACATTACCGACTGGATTGATTGTTTCGTGCCAGGCTTTAGAAGATGAACCGCTCCATAGTGAGTTCATTATGGGACGGATGGCCATCGCGGCCGTTCAAGGTGGCGCCAAAGGAATTCGGGCCAATTCAGCGAAAGATATTCAAGAAATTAAAAAACAGGTCGCTGTTCCGATTATCGGCATCGTCAAACGTGACTATGAAGACAGTGACGTTTTTATCACGGCAACGATGAAAGAAGTCGAAGAGTTGATTGAAGTCGGCGTGGACGTAATCGCCCTCGATGCGACACAACGCCTCCGACCGAACGGGGTGACGCTTCAAGAGTTGGTGCATGCCATTCGTTCGATTTATCCGAAACAGGCAATCATGGCGGATTGTGCAACACTCAACGATTGTATCGAAGCGGATCGTCTTGGTTTTGACTATATTTCGACAACGCTACATGGATATACAAAAGAGACAAACGGATCTCTCCTCTACCATGATGATTTCAAGTTTCTAAAAGATGTGTTACACCACGTGTCTCGACCGGTTATCGCAGAAGGGAATATTTTGACACCTGAGATGGCGAAGCGTTGTATGAATTTAGGAACATATGCTGTCGTCGTAGGTGGAGCGATTACTCGCCCGCATCAAATTACCGCACGGTTTGATGAGGCACTCGCTTCCAGTTTGAAGAGTTCATAA
- a CDS encoding ATP-binding protein has translation MKRVRRMRETFRGRLLFDFILLIIVSGFFSLVIYLFDTIQGVKEEFVQQEVATKQMQSIVYDYIEQSRQVIQTTADNVETLRSTGSSVAVEQEMIDHIKTHNPRFENLYIADEGGRTIAFSPKVNGDGQSNIGLDFSNRFYFKQLQMTRDTYVSHVFQGRGGSQKPLIVIATPIFSEEDDMSGYILGALSLEGIGETLIANNFNQEQFPVVVDDRDQIVFHPNTYPSKEVKTVTMNPDEHGERMWGNVWRVFDEEKQQSQFVTYEVVPEYGWTVWIARPVESVVASVIKTIIPNTLLFLMIATIMFILGSILSRKLNRSLADFMNQTELLVEHNETSHVVRHLQSIRAPKEIIELAKRFEHMAEHVRESQENLRQLNEALEEKVSRRTKELEQNNLELKALNQFMTSFRHAPNIISLVQSTLQDMASILPYPLFVSLPNQVISKDAILSQESLCEFLDAQQKGYRFYTNHLYFGGRAGGMLLVGLTADQTISKREEIFLHTLSDAFSILLDNKVLVDETTKQNALWNATLSSMSEGVIVLNESGEIEYVNRFMELNFELSQSDQVEDWDTVMKLYGDEKDISRLFIDDQIFHVQPFSVIGSSDTIGQGYIVRDVTREVEIDQLKDNLISLASHEFKTPLTNIRGSIETLMRTDVSWDSSFRTELLQGIQEDAQRIRQLIDDWLDITKIESGNFPVELEAVLFIPYVKAIIKELQIEEYTTYEWNGPTVVEVDFNRFRQVLVNLLTNAVRYSDGSPKIQIRTEETNESWQLVIEDQGIGIRHDHVNRIFDRFYQVEMKSTRRKGGTGLGLAICKGIIEAHGGNIRVESELGHGTRFFLTMPKEED, from the coding sequence ATGAAACGAGTCCGTCGTATGCGAGAAACATTTCGGGGGAGATTGTTATTTGATTTTATTTTACTCATTATTGTCTCAGGTTTCTTTTCTTTAGTTATCTATTTATTCGATACCATACAAGGTGTGAAAGAAGAGTTTGTACAACAGGAAGTGGCCACGAAACAAATGCAGTCGATTGTGTATGATTACATTGAGCAAAGTAGACAAGTTATTCAAACGACTGCAGACAATGTCGAAACCCTTCGTTCAACAGGTTCATCTGTAGCTGTTGAACAGGAGATGATTGATCATATTAAAACGCACAATCCACGCTTTGAGAATTTATATATCGCTGATGAGGGCGGACGTACCATCGCTTTTTCACCGAAAGTAAATGGGGACGGACAGTCTAATATCGGGCTTGATTTTAGTAATCGTTTTTACTTCAAACAACTTCAAATGACGAGAGACACATACGTCTCTCATGTATTCCAAGGACGTGGAGGTAGCCAAAAACCTTTGATTGTCATTGCAACACCGATATTCTCCGAAGAAGATGATATGTCAGGTTACATATTAGGTGCCTTAAGTTTAGAAGGGATTGGAGAGACCTTGATTGCCAACAATTTTAATCAAGAACAATTTCCGGTAGTCGTGGATGATCGAGATCAGATTGTGTTTCATCCAAACACATACCCGTCTAAAGAAGTGAAAACGGTTACGATGAATCCGGATGAGCATGGAGAGCGAATGTGGGGAAATGTTTGGCGAGTTTTTGATGAAGAAAAACAGCAGTCTCAATTTGTCACATATGAAGTGGTACCTGAGTATGGATGGACGGTTTGGATTGCTCGTCCGGTGGAAAGTGTAGTGGCTTCTGTTATAAAAACAATTATTCCAAACACATTGTTATTTTTAATGATTGCGACCATTATGTTTATCCTAGGCTCTATACTTTCCCGTAAACTAAATCGTTCGCTTGCGGATTTTATGAATCAAACCGAACTGCTCGTTGAACACAACGAAACCTCTCACGTCGTTAGGCACTTGCAATCCATTCGTGCCCCGAAAGAGATCATTGAATTGGCTAAACGTTTTGAACATATGGCCGAACATGTTCGGGAGAGCCAAGAAAATTTACGTCAATTGAATGAGGCATTAGAAGAAAAGGTATCTCGCCGAACGAAAGAATTAGAACAAAATAACTTAGAGCTAAAGGCGCTCAATCAATTTATGACATCGTTTCGTCATGCGCCGAACATCATTTCACTTGTACAAAGTACATTACAAGATATGGCATCTATTTTGCCTTATCCTTTGTTTGTCTCCTTGCCGAATCAAGTCATTTCAAAAGACGCAATCTTATCACAAGAGAGCTTGTGTGAATTTTTAGATGCACAGCAAAAAGGTTATCGGTTTTATACGAACCATTTATATTTTGGAGGACGTGCAGGTGGCATGTTATTGGTCGGATTAACAGCCGATCAAACCATCTCTAAGCGAGAAGAGATTTTTTTACACACACTTAGTGATGCTTTTTCCATCCTTCTCGATAATAAAGTGTTGGTCGATGAGACGACAAAACAGAACGCCTTGTGGAATGCGACATTAAGTAGTATGTCCGAAGGTGTAATCGTGTTAAATGAAAGTGGAGAAATTGAGTATGTGAACCGCTTTATGGAGCTGAATTTCGAGTTATCTCAATCTGATCAAGTGGAGGATTGGGATACGGTTATGAAGCTCTATGGTGATGAGAAAGACATCTCTAGATTATTTATTGACGATCAAATCTTCCACGTACAACCGTTTTCAGTGATTGGCTCATCCGACACTATCGGACAAGGATACATCGTGCGCGACGTCACTCGTGAAGTAGAAATCGATCAATTAAAGGATAATTTAATTTCACTAGCATCTCATGAATTTAAAACACCGCTCACAAACATTCGTGGAAGCATCGAAACGTTGATGAGGACCGACGTCTCATGGGATAGCTCGTTCCGAACTGAATTGTTACAAGGGATCCAAGAAGATGCGCAACGAATCCGTCAACTTATTGATGACTGGTTAGACATCACTAAAATTGAATCTGGAAACTTTCCTGTTGAACTTGAAGCGGTCTTGTTCATCCCTTATGTAAAAGCCATCATAAAAGAGCTGCAAATTGAAGAATATACAACGTACGAATGGAATGGACCAACCGTAGTCGAAGTCGATTTTAATCGATTTCGGCAAGTACTCGTCAATTTATTGACGAATGCGGTTCGATACAGTGACGGTTCACCCAAGATTCAGATTCGGACAGAAGAGACAAACGAGTCTTGGCAACTCGTCATTGAAGATCAAGGGATTGGCATTCGTCACGATCATGTAAATCGGATTTTTGATCGCTTTTATCAAGTAGAAATGAAATCAACGAGACGAAAAGGCGGGACCGGTCTCGGGTTAGCAATTTGCAAAGGAATCATTGAAGCCCACGGTGGGAATATTCGAGTCGAGAGTGAGTTAGGTCATGGAACCCGATTCTTTCTAACAATGCCAAAAGAGGAGGACTAA
- a CDS encoding response regulator transcription factor, translated as MPTIAIVEDEKKIARFVAANLLSLGYEVKQYIDGSQFLEEIERNQFDLVLLDIMMPRMDGFEVLRRLRTVSDIPVILLTARSQSKDKVDGLNLGADDYLTKPFALEELFARVKAVLRRSVAEEVLEMTVHIKGVEIDRLRNRVFHRGEEVKLTQNEFSLLSELGKHLDQVVQHRELLQSVWGPEYGEEVEYLRVTIGRIRKKLKAAGATEAANQLKTYPGIGYALLS; from the coding sequence ATGCCGACAATTGCCATAGTTGAGGATGAAAAGAAAATCGCACGTTTTGTGGCGGCAAATTTACTTTCGCTTGGTTATGAAGTGAAACAATATATCGACGGTAGTCAGTTTTTAGAGGAAATTGAACGGAATCAGTTTGATTTGGTCTTACTCGATATTATGATGCCTCGAATGGACGGATTTGAAGTGCTGCGTCGTCTACGTACCGTGTCGGATATCCCTGTTATTTTGTTGACAGCTCGAAGTCAATCCAAAGATAAAGTAGATGGATTGAACTTAGGGGCAGATGATTATTTGACCAAACCATTTGCACTTGAAGAATTGTTTGCACGAGTCAAAGCGGTGCTTCGGAGATCCGTTGCCGAAGAAGTACTGGAAATGACTGTTCACATTAAAGGTGTTGAGATAGATCGTTTACGAAATAGAGTGTTTCACCGAGGGGAGGAAGTCAAGTTGACTCAAAACGAATTCTCCTTATTATCCGAATTGGGCAAGCATCTAGATCAAGTCGTTCAACATCGAGAGCTCTTGCAATCGGTATGGGGACCTGAATACGGAGAAGAGGTCGAATATTTGAGAGTTACCATTGGTCGAATCCGAAAAAAATTGAAAGCTGCCGGGGCAACAGAAGCGGCGAATCAACTAAAGACGTATCCTGGTATCGGCTACGCCTTACTCTCATAA
- a CDS encoding MFS transporter codes for MSTSPVSQPVLEPKRERIPYWWKVVAVFFLGWMFMYADRTILNPVMPNLAQEFGLNNAQLGLINSVFFLTYAIAQIPSGSLGDKFGRKRILVPGFILFGLFTGITGFATTFLLFMIARAITGLGEGTYYGPQYALSSEAIPKQFLTIGTAIINSGMALGISLGYISSSYLTLELGMSWRTPFYFMTIPTILTGVLIWFVIKEKRPERVEATAEKSDFSIMSLFKNRNLLATFIMVFCSLYGFFMILTWLPQYLQVERGFQGSDVGFISSLVPWASIPGALLIGYLSDKMGKKKPLVFVLVPLSIASIFAVVFVESTPLLFAALILYGLTGKLALDPVLLSFVANNAPKKVYGTVFGVYNFVGMTSSILAPYITGYLVDQSGSMQTGFYLAAVLLVIGMIAMLFTKETVKPTEA; via the coding sequence ATGAGTACATCCCCAGTTTCCCAACCCGTCTTGGAGCCCAAGCGAGAGCGCATCCCGTATTGGTGGAAAGTCGTCGCCGTCTTTTTCCTAGGTTGGATGTTTATGTATGCGGACCGGACCATCCTGAATCCGGTCATGCCGAACTTGGCTCAAGAGTTCGGGTTGAATAACGCTCAGCTCGGTTTGATTAACAGTGTCTTTTTCCTCACGTACGCCATCGCCCAAATCCCTTCTGGTTCACTTGGCGATAAGTTTGGACGGAAACGTATTTTAGTGCCAGGCTTCATTCTTTTCGGATTATTTACCGGAATTACTGGATTCGCTACAACATTTCTCTTGTTCATGATTGCCCGAGCAATCACAGGACTTGGCGAAGGAACGTATTACGGTCCGCAATATGCCCTGTCATCTGAAGCCATTCCAAAGCAATTTTTGACTATCGGAACAGCTATTATCAACAGTGGTATGGCACTCGGTATTTCGCTCGGTTACATCTCATCAAGTTATTTGACGCTCGAACTTGGAATGAGTTGGCGTACGCCGTTTTACTTCATGACAATCCCGACAATTTTAACCGGGGTCTTAATCTGGTTTGTCATCAAAGAAAAACGTCCAGAGCGTGTAGAGGCAACAGCAGAAAAATCAGATTTCTCTATCATGAGCTTGTTTAAAAATCGAAACTTACTTGCAACGTTCATTATGGTATTTTGTTCACTTTACGGCTTCTTCATGATTCTCACGTGGCTACCACAGTACTTGCAAGTCGAACGTGGGTTCCAAGGAAGTGATGTTGGATTTATCTCATCTCTCGTTCCATGGGCTTCAATCCCAGGGGCACTGTTGATTGGATACTTGTCAGACAAAATGGGCAAGAAGAAGCCGCTCGTATTTGTGCTCGTTCCTCTATCGATTGCTTCGATATTCGCCGTCGTATTCGTAGAAAGTACACCGCTTTTGTTTGCGGCGCTTATCTTGTACGGGTTGACTGGAAAGTTAGCACTTGACCCAGTCCTTCTTTCATTCGTAGCGAATAACGCACCGAAAAAAGTATATGGAACCGTATTTGGTGTCTATAACTTTGTCGGAATGACCTCATCGATTCTTGCACCGTATATCACCGGTTACTTGGTTGACCAGTCTGGGTCGATGCAAACAGGCTTTTATCTGGCAGCTGTCCTTCTCGTCATCGGGATGATTGCCATGTTGTTCACAAAAGAAACCGTCAAACCGACGGAAGCGTAA
- the fdrA gene encoding acyl-CoA synthetase FdrA: protein MLTTIIQENTYQDSVTLMVLSNHVSSLEGINKVSIMMGTPANLDIFKSTGFYTSELETATPQDMCIVVDSETDQTERLLVAIHDFLNNQTKQDSGDKQEARSWKGALEELPDANLALLSIPGQYVEYEARKALNQGMNVHIFSDNVPVQVERELKQFADQNGLLVMGPDCGTASLAGVPLAFTNVVQTGSVGIVGASGTGIQEVATLIDRLGGGVSHAIGTGGRDLSTEIGGISMKAGIRALEQDASTDTIVVISKPPAKEVREEIELLLQQVTKPVVAFFVGEHGLAPKHHVIYADTSEEAALLALGKSMTERKRMEQVSNEATRIVGLFSGGTLAAETADLLALSFSVEADREHRDGFSFDYEGNVVIDLGDDVYTQGKPHPMIDPSTRIDFINRYCDTDDSIVLLLDNVLGYGSHENMAGALLPTLQALQTSRPNVHVIVNVCGTEQDPQRYSAQKQLFESAGIFVAESNVAAVEYALHMIGKPVPKFEEKTMPSIERNTPQVESSEAIQQLLRAPKVINLGLRSFADAVTNEGGQSVQYNWQPTAGGKPHLQRLLALMS from the coding sequence ATGTTAACAACAATCATTCAAGAAAACACATATCAAGATTCGGTGACATTAATGGTGTTATCCAATCATGTCTCGAGCCTTGAAGGGATCAACAAAGTGTCAATCATGATGGGGACACCAGCGAATCTTGATATTTTTAAAAGCACAGGCTTTTACACAAGTGAATTAGAAACAGCTACACCACAGGATATGTGCATCGTTGTAGATTCGGAAACAGATCAGACGGAAAGACTATTGGTCGCAATTCACGACTTCTTGAACAATCAAACGAAACAAGATTCAGGAGATAAGCAAGAAGCTCGTTCTTGGAAAGGTGCTTTGGAAGAGTTACCAGATGCGAACTTGGCATTATTGTCGATTCCTGGACAATACGTTGAATACGAGGCAAGAAAGGCGCTCAATCAAGGAATGAATGTTCATATTTTTAGTGACAATGTTCCGGTCCAAGTCGAACGCGAATTAAAACAATTCGCTGATCAGAATGGATTGTTGGTCATGGGTCCAGACTGTGGAACGGCCTCGCTTGCGGGAGTTCCTTTAGCGTTCACGAACGTCGTTCAAACAGGGAGTGTCGGTATTGTGGGCGCTTCTGGAACAGGGATACAAGAAGTGGCGACGTTAATCGATCGTCTCGGTGGTGGTGTCTCGCATGCCATCGGAACGGGAGGACGTGATCTGTCTACGGAGATTGGCGGAATTTCGATGAAAGCGGGTATTCGAGCTCTCGAACAGGATGCATCGACAGATACGATTGTCGTGATTTCGAAACCACCTGCTAAGGAAGTACGAGAAGAGATTGAACTGCTCCTTCAACAGGTAACAAAACCGGTTGTGGCTTTCTTTGTCGGTGAACATGGTCTCGCACCAAAACATCACGTCATTTACGCAGATACATCAGAAGAAGCGGCATTACTGGCACTTGGTAAGTCGATGACTGAACGGAAACGAATGGAGCAGGTCTCAAACGAAGCGACACGGATTGTCGGACTGTTCTCAGGCGGAACGTTAGCTGCGGAAACTGCTGATTTGCTTGCGCTCTCGTTTAGCGTAGAGGCAGACCGAGAACATCGTGACGGATTCTCATTCGATTATGAAGGAAATGTCGTCATCGATTTAGGAGATGACGTCTATACCCAAGGTAAACCGCATCCAATGATTGATCCATCAACGCGCATCGATTTTATTAATCGCTACTGCGATACGGACGATTCGATCGTACTCCTATTAGATAATGTTCTCGGATACGGTTCTCATGAAAATATGGCTGGCGCATTGCTTCCAACGTTACAAGCACTACAGACGTCACGACCAAACGTTCATGTCATCGTCAACGTATGTGGTACCGAGCAAGATCCACAACGTTATAGTGCTCAAAAACAACTTTTTGAATCAGCGGGTATCTTTGTCGCCGAGAGTAATGTCGCAGCTGTTGAGTACGCCCTTCATATGATTGGAAAACCTGTACCAAAATTCGAGGAGAAAACAATGCCGTCGATTGAACGGAATACACCGCAAGTGGAGTCGTCGGAAGCCATTCAACAGCTGTTACGTGCACCAAAAGTGATTAACTTAGGACTTCGCTCATTCGCAGACGCAGTAACGAATGAGGGTGGGCAAAGTGTGCAATACAACTGGCAACCGACTGCAGGCGGAAAACCACATCTTCAGCGCTTACTCGCGCTCATGTCTTGA
- a CDS encoding YlbE family protein, producing the protein MSIGAMIQEANEKVVQTILNGQPFLTDVVPAHTVIPILKDKVLLHAGPPIAYHEMTGPMKGAAIGAVIFEQWTDDYEEAEQMLERGEVTFTPCHHVNAVGPMGGITSGHMPVLVVENRNGSAKAYCTMNEGIGKVMRFGANDDEVISRLHWMKDVLGPVLSKTLKETGEGVNLNVIISKAITMGDEFHQRNIAASVLLLKELAPYLMLAEIEDTERRDVLQFLADTDQFFLNVMMATCKAVLDEARQHEAGTIVTAMTRNGKEFGIRISGMGDEWFTAPVNTPEGLFFTGYSQDDANPDIGDSAITETYGVGGMAMVAAPGVTRFLGRAGASEAQAISEEMIEICDRHNSNLSIPSWDFQGACVGIDIRKVVETGITPIINTGIAHKNPGIGQVGAGTVRAPLACFEKALEAYAEKLGLVQHA; encoded by the coding sequence ATGAGTATCGGAGCTATGATTCAAGAAGCAAATGAAAAAGTCGTACAAACCATTTTAAATGGTCAGCCATTTTTGACGGATGTCGTTCCGGCCCACACGGTCATCCCGATTTTAAAAGATAAAGTATTATTACACGCTGGTCCGCCGATTGCTTATCACGAGATGACGGGACCGATGAAAGGGGCAGCCATCGGGGCTGTCATATTCGAACAATGGACAGATGATTATGAAGAAGCGGAACAGATGCTTGAACGGGGAGAAGTGACATTTACACCTTGTCATCATGTCAATGCCGTTGGTCCAATGGGAGGGATCACATCGGGACACATGCCAGTTCTCGTCGTTGAAAACCGTAACGGCAGCGCCAAAGCGTATTGCACGATGAATGAAGGAATCGGTAAAGTGATGCGATTTGGTGCAAACGACGATGAGGTCATTTCACGTTTACATTGGATGAAAGACGTACTCGGTCCAGTTCTTTCAAAAACATTAAAAGAAACAGGTGAAGGTGTCAATCTAAACGTCATCATCTCAAAAGCGATCACGATGGGCGATGAGTTCCATCAACGAAATATTGCAGCTTCTGTTCTCTTATTGAAAGAATTAGCGCCATATTTAATGCTGGCAGAGATTGAAGATACGGAACGTCGAGATGTTTTACAGTTCCTTGCGGACACCGACCAATTTTTCTTGAACGTGATGATGGCGACATGTAAAGCCGTACTAGACGAGGCGCGTCAGCATGAGGCAGGCACGATTGTGACGGCGATGACGCGAAACGGAAAAGAGTTCGGTATTCGAATCAGTGGGATGGGGGACGAATGGTTTACAGCTCCGGTGAATACACCAGAAGGTTTATTCTTTACAGGATATAGCCAAGACGATGCCAACCCAGATATCGGAGACAGTGCGATTACTGAAACATATGGTGTCGGGGGAATGGCGATGGTAGCCGCGCCCGGTGTCACTCGTTTCTTAGGTCGGGCAGGAGCCAGTGAGGCCCAAGCGATTAGTGAAGAGATGATTGAAATTTGCGATCGGCACAATTCAAACTTAAGCATTCCATCTTGGGACTTCCAAGGAGCTTGCGTAGGAATCGATATTCGAAAAGTTGTGGAAACTGGAATCACACCAATCATCAATACAGGCATTGCGCATAAAAACCCAGGAATCGGACAAGTTGGTGCAGGTACCGTGCGAGCACCGCTCGCTTGCTTCGAAAAGGCGCTTGAAGCATATGCTGAAAAATTAGGGTTGGTTCAGCACGCATGA
- a CDS encoding DUF2877 domain-containing protein, translating into MIQIGAVYSSYAASLLHDAFHPLQVEAVFQTGYNIRAGANLLYIGTTKNGYAPFGIHMKTVDQLKWRVGDCLLVGTGATIHHISTGVTVYPNQVMRMKVERIKPDPVQFERNIEEMNRFLKKLGHDWSRAYREKEQPLYDYLSNIGQEKGKQLIGYGKGLTPSGDDVIVGYMAVCEVLGRPMGWQVDYVSSAKYRTTRSSVAYYEAALRGEYTNELNRLITALLTRSPSDWQSDWERLIEFGSSSGQDTALGIYLALKYEMEDMVR; encoded by the coding sequence ATGATTCAAATTGGGGCGGTATACAGCTCGTATGCTGCCTCTCTCCTGCATGATGCATTTCATCCTCTTCAAGTCGAAGCCGTCTTTCAAACGGGCTACAATATCCGAGCAGGCGCAAACCTACTCTATATTGGAACGACAAAGAATGGATACGCGCCATTCGGTATCCATATGAAGACGGTGGATCAATTGAAATGGAGAGTAGGCGATTGTTTACTTGTTGGGACGGGAGCGACCATCCATCATATTTCGACTGGTGTGACAGTTTATCCGAACCAAGTGATGAGAATGAAAGTAGAGCGAATCAAGCCCGATCCTGTTCAATTCGAAAGAAATATCGAAGAGATGAATCGATTTCTAAAAAAACTTGGACACGATTGGAGTCGAGCTTATCGAGAAAAAGAACAGCCGTTATATGATTATTTGTCGAACATTGGTCAGGAAAAAGGGAAGCAACTTATCGGTTACGGAAAAGGGTTAACCCCGAGTGGTGACGATGTGATTGTTGGCTATATGGCAGTATGTGAAGTGTTAGGGCGACCGATGGGATGGCAGGTGGACTATGTATCAAGCGCCAAATATCGAACGACCCGAAGTTCAGTCGCATATTATGAAGCAGCACTACGTGGGGAATATACGAACGAACTGAACCGACTAATCACGGCACTTTTAACACGATCACCTTCCGACTGGCAGAGTGATTGGGAACGACTGATTGAGTTTGGTAGCTCATCAGGCCAAGATACGGCGTTAGGAATCTATTTAGCTTTGAAATATGAAATGGAGGACATGGTTAGATGA
- the arcC gene encoding carbamate kinase, which produces MKKRIVIALGGNAILTDDGSAAAQRKAITETVRHIADLIEEGHEVVLSHGNGPQIGAILIQQQIADSEKTPAMDLGTCGAMTQGMIGYWFQQLLRNELSRRGMERQVVTMITQSEVEASDQAFTQPTKPIGPFYNEMEASHMRARGEVVVEDAGRGYRKVVASPKPVQIVEAPVIQDLLRAGHLVIAAGGGGVPVVREQYTLHGVDAVIDKDFAAAQLAQSIQATHLMIITGVPNVCLHFNQPNQEKLEEVTTSKLEQLIEENHFMAGSMLPKVEAALQFIQDDSEREAVITDISSLKGAIAGTAGTRIRYDFTAAGIVD; this is translated from the coding sequence ATGAAAAAACGAATTGTGATTGCCCTTGGCGGGAATGCCATTTTAACAGATGACGGTTCTGCGGCCGCACAACGTAAAGCAATTACTGAAACGGTACGTCACATTGCTGATTTAATCGAAGAAGGGCACGAAGTTGTTTTGAGTCATGGCAATGGACCACAAATCGGTGCGATACTGATTCAACAACAAATCGCGGATTCGGAAAAAACACCGGCGATGGATTTGGGAACATGTGGTGCAATGACTCAAGGAATGATTGGATACTGGTTCCAACAGTTACTGAGAAATGAGTTATCTCGTCGCGGAATGGAGCGTCAAGTCGTCACGATGATCACTCAATCAGAAGTGGAAGCTTCAGATCAGGCATTTACCCAACCAACCAAACCGATTGGTCCTTTCTATAATGAAATGGAAGCATCACATATGCGAGCTCGAGGTGAGGTGGTGGTCGAGGATGCAGGAAGAGGATATCGAAAAGTGGTAGCGAGTCCAAAACCGGTTCAAATCGTGGAAGCACCAGTCATTCAAGATTTACTCCGTGCCGGTCATCTCGTCATTGCCGCTGGAGGTGGTGGAGTTCCTGTCGTTCGAGAGCAATATACGCTACATGGAGTGGACGCTGTCATCGATAAAGATTTTGCGGCAGCGCAGTTGGCTCAATCAATTCAAGCGACACATCTCATGATTATCACGGGTGTCCCTAACGTATGTCTTCACTTCAACCAACCTAACCAGGAAAAGTTAGAAGAAGTGACCACTTCAAAACTTGAACAGTTGATTGAAGAGAATCATTTTATGGCAGGGAGTATGTTGCCAAAGGTAGAAGCGGCTCTTCAATTTATTCAAGACGACTCTGAACGTGAAGCGGTTATTACAGATATCTCTTCTTTAAAAGGAGCGATAGCGGGTACTGCTGGTACAAGAATTCGATATGACTTTACGGCAGCAGGAATCGTTGACTAA